The genome window TTGCTGGATCATTAACAAGTCTCCGTACAATTTATGATCCTGAACATTCCCAGCACACATGGGGGAAAATAACCGATAATGGCTATATTACCACACATGATGAGAATGGAAATGCCTTATATGTAGTCGATATTAGTATCCGGCCAAAATATCGTAAGCTCGGTTTAGGTAAAGTGCTAATACAAAGTGCCTATTATTTAGTTATACACTTAGGCATAGAGCGATTGCTTGGTGGTGGAAGAATGCCAGGTTACAGAAAAGTGGCCGACAAACTTTCTCCCGCAAAATATTTAGACTATGTGATGGCAGGTAAATTGCAAGACCCTGTTCTAACGTTTTTACTGCGATGCGGAAGAACGCCAGTAACGATATTGTCTAACTACTTGGACGATGAAGATTCTTTAAATTATGCCGTATTAATGGAATGGAAAAATCCCTTTCAAAACATATAAAACAGCGAATGTCTTATTTGATCTTCGAGGAGTGAATAGATTACTCCTCTTAAGATCGAGTGAGACATTTTTTATTATTTAAGGTATTCGGATTATGGTTGAGATTTCCTACTTAAAAGAAAACACCTAACATTAATCGGATAATAGTCACAATTTCCCCATTCATATAGAAAATCTCATAAAAAATATCCTCTAACTATTGACACTTACGTTGCGTAATTCTTTACAGTAGCAGTTGAAGGAGGTACAAAAAGATGGATAGGAGAGTAAAAGGAGTAGCTGAAGCGGGATATAATTTTCAATAAACTTGCACCCTTTGTGATCTATCTCCCGAATCTAAAAAAATATAAGTAAAATTAAAGAATGGTATGACTTTTTTAATGAAAAACTTGCCAAATACTATCCTGTTCCCTTTATGGATAGACAATCCATATTAACGATTTACCGAAAAACTTTGATAAATATGGTATTCAGATAAGCAAAAAAGGTGGTAGCAATGAAAATAGTAATCGAAAATACAACCGAGCAATATGAAAAGTTGTTCTCTATGGAGGATGAAAAAGAAAACTACTTTCGGTATTCCATGATGAAACCTTTTGAAAAAATGTGGAATACTATTAATGTTCCTTTAAAAGCTAATCAATCTAATGGATATGACGTAATATTGGCTACAAAAATGCTTGGGTATCTTGATGTTACGAAAACCGAAATCGGAAAGATAGCGTTAGAGAATCTAAAGAAGATTCAAGCACTTCAAACGGCATATGATACCTTAAATCACTGTGTTGATTTTATACAAGAGAACAACTTAAAATTAAATACTGATGAATTGAAATTTGGAATGTATATAGCTGATCCTAAAAAGCTAGAATTACAAAAAGGTTATTGTGGCTTTGGGGGAATTCCTGGGTTTATTCAAGTGGCAATTTTCCCCAACTCTTATAATATACCTAAAATCCCTGCTGTCATTGCACATGAATTTCATCATAATCTCCGTTTCTCTTATTTTGATTGGGATCATGGTAATGTTACGGTTGGAGATTACCTAATAATAGAAGGTTTAGCAGAGTCATTTGCAAAAGAGTTATACGGAGAAAAACATTTAGGTCCTTGGGTTACTTCTTTTCATAAAGAGGATTTAGAATACTCAATCGAAGTAATAAAAGATGCATTAAATGTTAAGGGATTTGCGGAGGTTAGCAGTTATATGTTTGGTGACACCATTGCAATAGAACAGGGATATCAACCTGTTGGCCTATCACCGTTTGCGGGATATGCAGTTGGGTATCATGCAGTACAGTCCTTCATAAAAACCAATAATGTGGGGATAGGAGAAGCAACCTTACTTAGTGCAGAGGAAATACTAAACAATTGTGAAATGTTTTCTTAAATCGTTTTTTTTATATGAGGGGCTGGGACAAAACTAAAAAGGCTATGCTTAAAGCTGAATAATCATTTGGTTACTGGAGCGCAATGGAACGAACTTGTTTTTTAGCTATAAAAAGGAT of Niallia circulans contains these proteins:
- a CDS encoding GNAT family N-acetyltransferase, which produces MIFSEFFLYDEEKPIRCTVRNYQEKDFNELMAIQAECFPAPFPEDLWWNDEQLANHLAYFPQGAICVEVEGELAGSLTSLRTIYDPEHSQHTWGKITDNGYITTHDENGNALYVVDISIRPKYRKLGLGKVLIQSAYYLVIHLGIERLLGGGRMPGYRKVADKLSPAKYLDYVMAGKLQDPVLTFLLRCGRTPVTILSNYLDDEDSLNYAVLMEWKNPFQNI
- a CDS encoding DUF2268 domain-containing protein, whose translation is MKIVIENTTEQYEKLFSMEDEKENYFRYSMMKPFEKMWNTINVPLKANQSNGYDVILATKMLGYLDVTKTEIGKIALENLKKIQALQTAYDTLNHCVDFIQENNLKLNTDELKFGMYIADPKKLELQKGYCGFGGIPGFIQVAIFPNSYNIPKIPAVIAHEFHHNLRFSYFDWDHGNVTVGDYLIIEGLAESFAKELYGEKHLGPWVTSFHKEDLEYSIEVIKDALNVKGFAEVSSYMFGDTIAIEQGYQPVGLSPFAGYAVGYHAVQSFIKTNNVGIGEATLLSAEEILNNCEMFS